TGTAAAGCCATCAATACCGTTTCTTATATTCTTTCTGCCGTTGATGAGATAACCTGCAAAACCAAAAGCGTACCTAATCAGCTTGAAGGCCGTGGCTGCCAGTGTCAGCGTCTGATTCAGGTGAGCCACATTGATGAGGTAATCACCACCCGCATCAAGAATGCCGTCAACAGCGAAACTGAACACGATCCCGTTTCACGTTTGGATCCCTCTCTGCGAGTTCCCCCTCCGGAATTGAATCGTGAACAAAAATGGCAATGGATGCTTTCTAAAGGACAACGTAAGTAATCATCCCCGTTAGCTGACCTGACGGGCTTATCTCTACGCCCTGTCAGGCACTCTATCCCCAGCGACTCTGCCTATAAAACCGGCAAACGGTTAAGTCGCTGGTGTGTGCAGGGATAAATCTGTTATAATCGCTAAGTAAACTTGGGGCTGATTCTGGATTCGACGGGATTTGCGAAACCCAAGGTGCATGCCGAGGTGCGGTAGGCCTCGTTAATAAACCGCAAAAAAATAGTCGCAAACGACGAAAACTACGCACTAGCAGCTTAATAACCTGCTCAGAGCCCTCTCTCCCTAGCCTCCGCTCTTAGGACGGGGATCAAGAGAGGTCAAAACCAAAAGAGATCGTGTGGATACCTTGCTTGGGGTTGAAGCATTAAAACTAATCAAGCTAGTCTGGTAGTGGCGTGTCTGTCCGCAGCTGCTAGGCGAATGTAAAGACTAGACTAAGCATGTAGTGCCGACGGTGTAGAAATTTCGGACGCGGGTTCAACTCCCGCCAGCTCCACCACTTTTAGTGAGACAGTGATAAGACAACAGTATTTAAAACAGTAAGTTAGCGTTTTAAGTTGGACATCACTGAGACACAATTAAGACTTGAAATGATCCACAGGTGATCCGCGGATCAGATTTGACTCAAAGAGATATCCAAGACTATAGTCAGCTCATACCAGCAAATTCTGGTATCGAGATTGACCTCTCGGATATCCAAAAGGCGCATATACCGCGCAGGCGGTTTTTTTATGCGTTAAACACGGCTACATGTATATGGTGGACTGTGTTAGGGCAGAGAAATCTGCGCCGGAATCCTTTTGGCCGGTAAGGTCAACCTTGCACAGTTCACCACCCATCGATTGACCTCGTAAGTGGTGATTTCCAAGACCAAAAGGAAAATCACAAATGAATAATCAATTATCAGTTTCAAGCCTTCCCTCTATTACCCACAATAGTCAGCCTGTAATTACTACCGAATTATTAGCTCAATTATATGGAGCTGATATAGTTCGTATTCGTCAGAATCACCAGCGAAATACTTCCCGCTTTGTATGTGGTAAACATTATTTTAAAGTCACAGGTAAAGATCTTGATGATTTGCGAGTATCTTTAAGCTACCCGCAAATCTCGCCTAAAACTCGAACACTTATCCTTTGGACAGAACGTGGAGCCTGCCGGCATGCAAAGATGCTGGAAACCGATCAGGCATGGGACGTATTTGAGAAGCTGGAAGATAGCTATTTCCAGAAGAGACAAGAACCAACCCTATCAACCCGCTTTCTCGTTTCTATTGAGAATGGACGCCAAACAGTTATGGCTGTTCCTGAAGATGCCTGCGTTATGTCAGTAAAAGGAATGGCTGCTAAGGTGGCCACTGGTGAAATGTATGTGACGAGTGAGGAATTGTATTCATTTATCACTGCTGCTGTAGATCAGCTTTACCGGCGCAATGAATATCTAATGAATAAATCAGCATAGGTAGGATTTGAAAAGAGCCGCTGATGATCTGCGGCTTTCTATTTTTATTATGTTCTTGGGATCGCTCGGTGCATATCTCCGGATTTTGTGATTAAATCTTGGTTAATTTTAGGTTTGGGTGAAAAATAGATGGTATCGCACAAAAAAAACTCATTTGATATAGCCAGGCACGTAGCTGCCCTGATGGTTATCTTCTCTCATCATTTTGCTTTATCAGGGTTGCCTGAACCTAGTTTCCTTGGATTTGAGACATATGGTGGACTTGCTGTATTAATTTTCTTTTCAATATCTGGTTTTTTAATTTCTAAATCAGCAATGAGAAGTGATGACTTCATATCATTCACTGCAAAGAGAATAAGGAGAATTTTTCCTGCACTGATAGGTTGTGCTATTGTTATCAATATATTTTTAGGGAGCATATATTTTCCTGATGCTAGCTTTATTCATTACCTAAGCAGAGCAGTAAAAACTATTTCATTAAATGGTTTTAATGTATTCATCACATCTAAGGATTTCACCCATACAGACTTATTGAATGGTAGTTTATGGACATTACCATTAGAAGTGGCTTGTTATATGATTGTAGGTTGTGTGATCATTTTTAGTAAAAAGCCACAATATTTTGTTGCAGTGTTATTAATAATATTATTTGGCGCTATATACACCTTATCTTTTAATGTTAATATTCAGGTCTTATCCATCCCTGTTAATCTATTCTTCACTAGAGCGTTAGCTTTCTTTATCGGTAGTGTGATGGCTATGTATTACGAAAAATGGAATAAAATTAGCATCAAATTATTTTTAATATCATTTTTAGCTTTTTATATGTATGGTGTTAAAGAAAGTCCTGTTAATTATATAATCTCTGCCTATGCGCTTTTTAGCGTGCTTACAATTATTATTTGCACTTCATTTCATGAAAAAATAATATCTGGAAGATTCGATTATTCCTATGGAATATATATATATGCATTCCCAATGCAGCAATTAATCATTCATAAAACAAATTTCTCATTTTACGAAGGGATGGCAATAACAACGGTGATTGTTGTCATTATAGCAGCCATTTCATGGCATCTTATCGAGAAAAGATTTTTAGCAAGAAGTAAAAAATAAAATACTGCCCTATAGATGAGTAATACACCTATAGGGCGTTATTAATTATTTTTTGAAGGCTCCAAGAAGTTTAACTGAATAGCCAGACGTTATCAGATCTCCAACTGTATCTGTTAACTGTATAATTGCAGCCCCTCCCACTCCAATGACAGTAGGAAAAGTTACACTTCTACGAAGTGGCGTCCCTGAAAATCCTCCTGAGATTACATCGGTACCATTAACCCTTAACACAATGACTCCGGTAGTAGTTTGCCCGCCATTTATGGCACAAGATGCACCTGATAAAATCCCATCATCAATAGTTATGGCATTACTAATACTGGTATCATTTGCGCTCGCGCCACCTTTAAAGTTGTATAACCGCATTGCAGTAAACGCAGGTGAGAACTTATTGTAAGCGGGCCCCCAGTTTACATTTTCACAATCCTTCGTCTCTATCTCCATTGACCCGCTAACTGTTCCTGGTAATCCAGAATCAAAGTATTTAACAATAGCCCTTGCAGTATTATTATCCCATTTCAATCTTGTATGACTGCCATAGCTAGCTATTAACGTTGTTAGATCTTTAAATACACATTCGCTTATTTCATTTCTATCACCGCCTTGCAAAACAACACCTGTTTGTGAGGATGTAATTTCTACATAACGGCTAAATGATCGCCTTAAGCATGATGCTGTTAATGCAGGGGTACATGTAAATCCAATAAGATTACCGAATACTGGATCAGTGATATTTCCTGTTACGGCTGAAATTGTATGTTCAGCGCCAGAGTCAAGCATTATCTTTAATCCCACTACTGGAGCCGGGCTGCCGCTATAAACCGGAATATATGCTGCTCCACTATCAAACCGATATATTCGATCATATGCAGATACTCGTGAGTAAAAATCTATATCATCTCTCTCGCAAATATTATTTTTAATCGTAGCATCATTTGTATTTATCAATTCTAATGCGATTTTGCATGAAATTGTTTTTGTTGACATTATTGTTAAATTCTTGGGGTTTAATGTGCTTTGAGATGCAGAGCCAGTACACGATATCCCCACAAGGCTATTAATAACACGCGTTCCCGTCACATCAATATTAGGACTATTATTTACAATACCTATGCCTTTTTGTGTATTTGAGATAATACCACCAATAACGGCACCTCTTTGGTTTG
Above is a window of Limnobaculum parvum DNA encoding:
- the caiF gene encoding carnitine metabolism transcriptional regulator CaiF — its product is MYRQYVQEPLYLSIARWVMQQSRWISATEIAEHFELTPCKAINTVSYILSAVDEITCKTKSVPNQLEGRGCQCQRLIQVSHIDEVITTRIKNAVNSETEHDPVSRLDPSLRVPPPELNREQKWQWMLSKGQRK
- a CDS encoding ORF6N domain-containing protein, whose amino-acid sequence is MNNQLSVSSLPSITHNSQPVITTELLAQLYGADIVRIRQNHQRNTSRFVCGKHYFKVTGKDLDDLRVSLSYPQISPKTRTLILWTERGACRHAKMLETDQAWDVFEKLEDSYFQKRQEPTLSTRFLVSIENGRQTVMAVPEDACVMSVKGMAAKVATGEMYVTSEELYSFITAAVDQLYRRNEYLMNKSA
- a CDS encoding acyltransferase family protein, whose amino-acid sequence is MVSHKKNSFDIARHVAALMVIFSHHFALSGLPEPSFLGFETYGGLAVLIFFSISGFLISKSAMRSDDFISFTAKRIRRIFPALIGCAIVINIFLGSIYFPDASFIHYLSRAVKTISLNGFNVFITSKDFTHTDLLNGSLWTLPLEVACYMIVGCVIIFSKKPQYFVAVLLIILFGAIYTLSFNVNIQVLSIPVNLFFTRALAFFIGSVMAMYYEKWNKISIKLFLISFLAFYMYGVKESPVNYIISAYALFSVLTIIICTSFHEKIISGRFDYSYGIYIYAFPMQQLIIHKTNFSFYEGMAITTVIVVIIAAISWHLIEKRFLARSKK
- a CDS encoding tail fiber/spike domain-containing protein; protein product: MTTYNTGNPLGSPAAKDLYDNAENFDHLSNDRVNIEWNDRFGVPRKTWYGIEKWAQEAISKYGYITIDSFQDGAELTLPNQVLRWKLPDGDGEYYRWDGEFPKSVPVGSTPETSGGIGAGKWLGVGDAALRTELEDPEGSTKYPEFQLARWRDEGDIRGWGAVCDGVTDDITAIQQAISDTGGHIVIPHNIFISTHLLVKDKTNPTVEFRNGADLTIDTNFIFADKYRGIIVFDGCSNPKVTDAIIVGAKLDKFNGGVDPVADGDSGIEYMYCTGLCHSVNPNIKDVKGWGIIHINIDDYHVENPVMTNCQVQSGVGGTGVKSALVTNPLMKYIGLYGVEFETVESNQRGAVIGGIISNTQKGIGIVNNSPNIDVTGTRVINSLVGISCTGSASQSTLNPKNLTIMSTKTISCKIALELINTNDATIKNNICERDDIDFYSRVSAYDRIYRFDSGAAYIPVYSGSPAPVVGLKIMLDSGAEHTISAVTGNITDPVFGNLIGFTCTPALTASCLRRSFSRYVEITSSQTGVVLQGGDRNEISECVFKDLTTLIASYGSHTRLKWDNNTARAIVKYFDSGLPGTVSGSMEIETKDCENVNWGPAYNKFSPAFTAMRLYNFKGGASANDTSISNAITIDDGILSGASCAINGGQTTTGVIVLRVNGTDVISGGFSGTPLRRSVTFPTVIGVGGAAIIQLTDTVGDLITSGYSVKLLGAFKK